A genome region from Rhodopseudomonas boonkerdii includes the following:
- a CDS encoding YkvA family protein, with protein sequence MATEHSVGFEPADRLAQDRESVRKQFWRKLKRLAVKLPFMEDLLAAYYCAFDRQTPRHVQAALLGALAYFILPFDFVPDMLPILGFGDDAAILATALRMVATHINEDHREAARRAMARGLEDDEVEAT encoded by the coding sequence ATGGCTACCGAACACAGCGTGGGCTTCGAACCGGCCGACCGGCTGGCGCAGGATCGCGAAAGCGTTCGCAAGCAATTCTGGCGCAAGCTGAAGCGGCTCGCCGTGAAGCTGCCCTTCATGGAGGATCTGCTCGCCGCCTATTACTGTGCCTTCGACCGTCAGACGCCACGCCATGTGCAGGCGGCGCTGCTGGGCGCGCTCGCTTATTTCATCCTGCCGTTTGATTTCGTGCCGGATATGTTGCCGATCCTCGGCTTCGGCGACGATGCGGCGATCCTCGCGACAGCGCTTCGCATGGTGGCAACGCATATCAATGAGGATCATCGCGAGGCCGCACGACGTGCAATGGCGCGCGGCCTGGAAGACGACGAGGTGGAAGCTACATAA